The proteins below are encoded in one region of Aquisphaera giovannonii:
- a CDS encoding protein kinase domain-containing protein, which translates to MTPLTRETCSESRLRSFLDDELGEDESRKLAAHLDHCEACRDALDRLASGSRIVAELRGASPAAGPRGRVGPEAAGPTRLHRGDSPNVEELITLDFLEPSPRSGCLGRLGPYEVTRMLGRGAFGIVLKAYDPALGRYVAIKVLAPRLATSAQARTRFAREARAAAAVVHDNVVAIHAVDSWNGLPYLVMPCIAGRSLQDRVDGDGPMDVKEVLRVGMQAARALAAAHDQGLVHRDVKPSNILLESGVERVKLSDFGLARAVDDASQTQSGVVAGTPQYMSPEQARGDAIDHRSDLFSLGGVLYFMLAGHSPFRGDSTPAVLRRVCDDRPRPLRQVDPDIPGWLAKVVDRLLEKDPGRRFASAAEVAELLTHHLAEVQRTGSSATPTARRSGPITRGRASMLAAVPAALLLAAFGLPGRRDGAPQDPTKPAAAAPKAEAARPGDAVVTASSGGGPAAEIVGSGRAAEKAWEVAGFSTVAVGSTFQAVITRGDRFKVTTSSDEKLVEFLDVAREGGTLRLRLKPGRNYRYNVPLRAEISMPSLEGIAVKDASRATLNGFRNEGDFRLSVSDASRVDGSIELNRADFRLDDASRLRLAGSARAVRALAEDASRLDLSKFPIGELGIKLSDASRADLLVPSTGRFLADLSDASELAGTVNAAELGLRLADASRTHLKGKADSATIAAKDSSHLDLSGLSVGDLRVELKGPSAAVVAVHRNLEYRLEPGAKLDYTGGPASVRGTKPKSATLRSR; encoded by the coding sequence ATGACACCGCTCACCCGAGAGACTTGCAGCGAGTCGCGCCTGAGGTCCTTCCTCGACGACGAGCTGGGCGAGGACGAATCCCGAAAGCTCGCGGCGCACCTGGACCACTGCGAGGCCTGCCGGGACGCGCTGGACCGGCTGGCCTCGGGCAGCCGGATCGTGGCGGAGCTCCGCGGGGCCTCGCCGGCCGCGGGCCCCCGAGGGAGGGTCGGCCCGGAGGCGGCCGGGCCGACGAGGCTCCATCGCGGCGACTCGCCGAACGTCGAGGAGCTGATCACGCTGGACTTCCTGGAGCCTTCGCCCAGGTCGGGGTGCCTCGGGAGGCTCGGGCCGTACGAGGTCACCCGGATGCTCGGCCGGGGGGCCTTCGGGATCGTCCTCAAGGCGTACGACCCGGCCCTCGGCCGGTACGTCGCCATCAAGGTCCTCGCCCCGAGGCTCGCCACCAGCGCCCAGGCCCGCACGCGGTTCGCGAGGGAGGCGAGGGCCGCCGCCGCGGTCGTCCACGACAACGTGGTGGCCATCCACGCCGTCGATTCGTGGAACGGCCTGCCGTACCTGGTCATGCCCTGCATCGCGGGCCGGTCGCTCCAGGACCGCGTGGACGGCGACGGGCCGATGGACGTGAAGGAGGTCCTCCGCGTCGGGATGCAGGCCGCCCGGGCCCTGGCCGCCGCCCACGACCAGGGGCTCGTCCACCGCGACGTCAAGCCGTCGAACATCCTGCTGGAGAGCGGGGTGGAGCGGGTGAAGCTGTCGGACTTCGGGCTGGCCCGGGCCGTGGACGACGCCAGCCAGACGCAGAGCGGGGTCGTCGCCGGGACGCCGCAATACATGTCGCCGGAGCAGGCCCGGGGCGACGCGATCGACCATCGCTCCGACCTGTTCAGCCTGGGCGGCGTCCTCTACTTCATGCTCGCGGGTCATTCGCCCTTCCGTGGGGACTCCACGCCGGCGGTGCTGCGACGGGTCTGCGACGACCGGCCGAGGCCGCTGCGGCAGGTGGACCCCGACATACCGGGCTGGCTGGCGAAGGTCGTCGACCGCCTGCTCGAGAAGGATCCGGGCCGGCGGTTCGCCTCGGCCGCCGAGGTCGCGGAGCTCCTGACGCACCACCTCGCCGAGGTCCAGCGCACGGGCTCCTCCGCCACCCCGACGGCTCGCCGCTCCGGCCCGATCACGCGAGGGAGGGCCTCGATGCTCGCCGCCGTCCCCGCGGCCCTGCTGCTCGCCGCCTTCGGCCTGCCGGGGCGTCGGGACGGGGCCCCCCAGGATCCGACGAAGCCCGCGGCGGCGGCCCCGAAGGCCGAAGCGGCGCGGCCCGGCGACGCGGTCGTCACGGCCTCGTCCGGGGGCGGCCCGGCCGCCGAGATCGTCGGCTCGGGCAGGGCGGCCGAGAAGGCCTGGGAGGTCGCCGGCTTCTCGACGGTGGCGGTCGGCTCGACCTTCCAGGCGGTGATCACCCGGGGGGATCGGTTCAAGGTCACGACCTCCTCGGACGAGAAGCTCGTCGAGTTCCTCGACGTCGCCCGCGAGGGCGGCACGCTCCGCCTGCGCCTGAAGCCCGGGCGGAACTACCGCTACAACGTGCCGCTGCGGGCCGAGATCAGCATGCCCTCGCTGGAAGGGATCGCCGTGAAGGACGCGTCGAGGGCGACCCTGAACGGCTTCCGGAACGAGGGGGATTTCCGCCTCTCGGTCTCCGACGCCAGCAGGGTCGACGGGTCGATCGAGCTGAATCGCGCGGACTTCCGGCTGGACGACGCGAGCCGCCTCAGGCTCGCGGGGTCGGCCAGGGCCGTCCGGGCGCTTGCCGAGGACGCGAGCCGGCTGGACCTGTCCAAATTCCCGATCGGCGAGCTCGGCATCAAGCTGTCCGACGCCAGCCGGGCCGACCTCCTGGTGCCTTCCACCGGGCGATTCCTGGCGGACCTCTCCGACGCGAGCGAGCTGGCCGGGACCGTGAACGCGGCGGAGCTGGGCCTGAGGCTCGCCGACGCGAGCCGCACGCACCTGAAGGGCAAGGCCGACTCCGCCACGATCGCCGCGAAGGACTCGAGCCACCTGGACCTCTCCGGCCTGAGCGTGGGCGACCTCCGCGTCGAGCTCAAGGGGCCTTCCGCGGCCGTGGTCGCGGTCCACAGGAACCTCGAGTACCGCCTGGAGCCCGGGGCGAAGCTCGATTACACCGGCGGGCCTGCGTCCGTCCGCGGCACGAAGCCGAAGTCCGCGACGCTCCGGAGCCGATGA
- a CDS encoding serine hydrolase: protein MRQELAGRSARWKSLAGFAAALLIGASAARGQNGAVGVAYPASGITIDGRLDDWPEGRQTYPIERVEAGDKRRDPKDLKASFRVAYDPGAHALFFAVVVDDDSIVLDGPGEPAWDGQDGCELFLDAAHSEGGSPFTQYARYGNQSRTVGPAEVPEARRKVAVERAGSRITYEWRIEVDPPLDPDRAIGFDVSVADKDEDGSFSWVAWGQGTQKIQGADRCGELLLARPETRFGELEGRADWEESSKLAPPSRVRVRSASSSRLWRDAPVDPYGSYRVAMLPEGAYTVRPVDTPDVRVREDATVEVRVEPGRLATAEPLRVTPIPPPGLIEARGILRGDGPVDAAAIDRFARAYLDYFKTPGISLAVIKDWKVVYRRGLGVKDAATRQPVADDTVFEAASMTKPVFADLVLRLVDRGVIELDAPLYTYLPYEDIAHDERYKQITARMVLTHRSGFPNWRTGKLEMLFAPGTRVSYSGEGFVYLGKVVEKRTGKKLEGLIQAEVLGPLGVEHASLIFNDDVARLTATGHAGASPLPKWKPTEPNTAASLHVSAGEYAKFLIGVVRGKGLAEATAREMLRPQVAVGPERPRSSWGLGISIEETPLGLSYGHGGRNTGFTSRSILYRDYGFGYVFLVNNDDAEKFDDVLGAYLITGLAGLKAPAPIAHRAVKVDPKLFDAYAGRYEVRPDEIVTVTREGDRLMAQSTHEGKVELYPESEADFFTKPTSRSSLTFVKDEKGTVTHITLHEDGHDSTARRLKGD from the coding sequence GTGAGACAAGAGCTCGCCGGACGGTCCGCACGTTGGAAATCCCTCGCCGGCTTCGCGGCCGCACTCCTCATCGGCGCGTCGGCCGCCCGCGGGCAGAATGGCGCCGTGGGAGTGGCCTATCCGGCGTCCGGCATCACGATCGACGGTCGATTGGACGACTGGCCGGAAGGCCGGCAAACTTACCCCATCGAGCGGGTCGAGGCCGGCGACAAGCGCCGGGACCCGAAGGACCTGAAGGCCAGCTTCCGGGTCGCCTACGACCCGGGCGCTCACGCGCTCTTCTTCGCGGTCGTGGTCGACGACGATTCGATCGTGCTCGACGGGCCGGGGGAGCCGGCCTGGGACGGGCAGGACGGCTGCGAGCTGTTCCTCGACGCGGCCCATTCCGAAGGGGGCTCGCCTTTCACGCAGTATGCCCGGTACGGCAACCAGAGCCGGACCGTCGGGCCGGCCGAGGTGCCCGAGGCGAGGCGGAAGGTCGCGGTGGAGCGGGCCGGGTCCCGGATCACCTACGAATGGCGGATCGAGGTGGATCCCCCGCTGGATCCCGATCGCGCGATCGGCTTCGACGTCTCCGTGGCGGACAAGGACGAGGACGGATCGTTCTCGTGGGTCGCCTGGGGGCAAGGCACGCAGAAGATCCAGGGGGCCGACCGGTGCGGCGAGCTCCTCCTCGCGCGGCCCGAGACCCGATTCGGGGAGCTCGAGGGCCGGGCGGACTGGGAGGAGTCGTCGAAGCTGGCGCCGCCGTCGCGGGTCCGGGTCCGATCGGCGTCGTCGTCGCGACTCTGGCGCGACGCGCCCGTCGACCCCTACGGCTCGTACCGGGTGGCGATGCTCCCCGAAGGCGCCTACACGGTCCGCCCGGTCGACACCCCGGACGTCCGCGTCCGGGAGGACGCGACCGTCGAGGTCCGCGTCGAGCCCGGCCGCCTCGCGACGGCGGAGCCCCTCCGGGTCACGCCGATCCCCCCGCCGGGGCTCATCGAGGCGCGGGGCATCCTCCGCGGCGACGGGCCGGTGGACGCCGCGGCGATCGACCGCTTCGCGAGGGCCTATCTCGACTACTTCAAGACGCCCGGCATCTCCCTCGCGGTCATCAAGGACTGGAAGGTGGTCTACCGCCGCGGCCTCGGCGTCAAGGACGCGGCGACGCGCCAGCCGGTGGCGGATGACACGGTCTTCGAGGCGGCCTCGATGACCAAGCCCGTCTTCGCGGACCTGGTCCTCCGGCTCGTCGATCGCGGGGTGATCGAGCTCGACGCCCCGCTGTATACCTATCTCCCCTACGAGGACATCGCGCACGACGAGCGCTACAAGCAGATCACGGCCAGGATGGTGCTGACCCACAGGTCGGGCTTCCCCAACTGGCGGACGGGGAAGCTGGAGATGCTGTTCGCGCCCGGCACGCGGGTCTCCTACTCGGGCGAGGGGTTCGTGTACCTCGGCAAGGTCGTCGAGAAGCGGACGGGCAAGAAGCTGGAGGGCCTGATCCAGGCGGAGGTCCTGGGCCCCCTGGGCGTCGAGCACGCGTCGCTCATCTTCAACGACGACGTCGCCCGCCTCACCGCCACGGGGCACGCTGGGGCATCGCCCCTGCCGAAGTGGAAGCCCACCGAGCCCAACACGGCGGCCAGCCTCCACGTGAGCGCCGGGGAATATGCGAAGTTCCTGATCGGCGTCGTGCGGGGGAAGGGGCTCGCGGAGGCCACGGCGAGGGAGATGCTCCGGCCGCAGGTGGCCGTCGGCCCGGAGAGGCCGCGGAGTTCGTGGGGGCTCGGCATCTCGATCGAGGAGACCCCGCTGGGCCTATCCTACGGCCACGGGGGGAGGAATACCGGCTTCACGAGCCGATCGATCCTCTATCGAGACTACGGGTTCGGATATGTGTTCCTCGTCAACAATGACGACGCCGAGAAGTTCGACGACGTGCTGGGAGCCTACCTGATCACCGGCCTCGCCGGGCTGAAGGCGCCGGCGCCCATCGCACACAGGGCCGTGAAGGTCGATCCGAAGCTCTTCGACGCCTACGCCGGGCGCTACGAGGTCCGCCCGGACGAGATCGTCACCGTCACCCGCGAGGGGGACCGCCTGATGGCCCAGTCCACGCACGAGGGCAAGGTCGAGCTCTATCCCGAATCCGAGGCGGACTTCTTCACGAAGCCGACGTCGCGGAGCTCGCTCACGTTCGTCAAGGACGAGAAGGGGACGGTCACCCACATCACGCTCCACGAGGATGGGCACGACTCCACGGCCAGGCGGCTCAAGGGCGATTAG
- a CDS encoding alpha/beta hydrolase-fold protein — protein MRRTPWRPAATLGALLLLNGAALAQEAPSRAATPTFAVTIRPGLADEEGASGRLLVVLGKPGGGAPRLAIGHTGMDAAPVLGRDVDGLKPGVAAVLDDKSPIFPIASLASLRPGRYAVQAVLHTNRDLNLVNAPGDLYSEAKVVEIDRASGPPPRIGLELSRAVPAEAMPRDEGLIRYLKIESKLLRAFHGRPIFLRAGVILPRDFDREPGRRYPLRVHVGGYGARFTGVSGRMAPGAAFRSAWMADDAPRMILVHLDGAGPYGDPYQVNSANHGPYGDAVTRELIPEVERRFRGIGKGTARAVDGGSTGGWVSLALQVFYPDSFAGAWSSCADGVDFRSFQLVNIYEDANAYVNRHGFERPGSRDTTGEVRTTMRHECQVENVLGLGDSWAMSGGQWAAWNATYGPRGPDGRPVPLWDPRTGRIDRSAVDHWKAYDLRLVLETNWPKLAPRLRGKLHIWMGDADDYFLNNAMHQLDAFLSRAEPPYEGSITFAPGKGHCWQGLSEAEILRQMDAAFRKAGGFE, from the coding sequence ATGCGACGGACACCATGGCGGCCCGCAGCGACCCTGGGAGCGCTGCTCCTCCTCAACGGCGCGGCCCTGGCGCAGGAGGCGCCTTCCCGGGCGGCGACGCCCACCTTCGCCGTAACCATCCGCCCCGGGCTCGCGGACGAGGAGGGCGCCTCGGGCCGGCTGCTCGTGGTGCTCGGCAAGCCCGGCGGGGGGGCGCCCCGGCTCGCCATCGGCCACACCGGCATGGACGCCGCCCCGGTGCTCGGCCGCGATGTCGATGGGCTGAAGCCGGGCGTGGCGGCCGTCCTGGATGACAAATCGCCCATCTTCCCCATCGCGAGCCTCGCGTCCCTCCGGCCGGGGCGATACGCCGTGCAGGCGGTCCTGCACACGAACCGCGACCTGAATCTCGTGAACGCGCCGGGCGACCTGTACAGCGAGGCGAAGGTCGTCGAGATCGACCGTGCGTCCGGCCCTCCTCCGCGGATCGGGCTGGAGTTGTCCCGCGCGGTGCCCGCGGAGGCGATGCCCCGCGACGAGGGCCTGATCCGCTACCTGAAGATCGAGTCGAAGCTCCTGCGCGCCTTCCACGGCCGCCCCATCTTCCTCCGCGCGGGGGTGATCCTGCCGCGCGACTTCGACCGCGAGCCCGGCCGGCGATATCCCCTGCGCGTCCACGTCGGCGGCTACGGGGCACGGTTCACGGGGGTCTCGGGGCGGATGGCTCCGGGGGCGGCCTTCCGCTCGGCCTGGATGGCGGACGACGCGCCGCGGATGATCCTCGTCCACCTCGACGGCGCCGGGCCGTACGGCGACCCGTACCAGGTGAACTCGGCCAACCATGGGCCGTATGGAGACGCGGTGACGCGCGAGCTGATCCCGGAGGTCGAGCGGCGGTTCCGGGGCATCGGCAAGGGGACGGCGCGGGCCGTGGACGGCGGCTCGACCGGCGGCTGGGTCTCGCTGGCGCTCCAGGTCTTCTACCCCGACTCCTTCGCCGGCGCCTGGTCGTCCTGCGCCGACGGCGTGGACTTCCGCTCGTTCCAGCTCGTGAACATCTATGAGGACGCAAACGCCTACGTTAACAGGCACGGCTTCGAGCGTCCCGGCTCCCGCGACACCACCGGCGAGGTCCGCACGACGATGCGCCACGAGTGCCAGGTCGAGAACGTCCTGGGCCTGGGCGACTCCTGGGCGATGTCCGGCGGCCAGTGGGCCGCCTGGAACGCGACCTACGGCCCCCGAGGCCCCGACGGCCGCCCCGTCCCGCTCTGGGACCCGCGCACCGGTCGCATCGACCGCTCGGCGGTGGACCACTGGAAGGCCTACGACCTGCGGCTCGTCCTCGAGACGAACTGGCCGAAGCTCGCCCCCCGACTCCGCGGCAAGCTCCACATCTGGATGGGCGACGCCGACGACTACTTCCTGAACAACGCCATGCACCAGCTCGACGCGTTCCTCTCCCGCGCCGAGCCCCCCTACGAGGGGTCCATCACCTTCGCCCCCGGCAAGGGCCACTGCTGGCAGGGCCTCTCCGAGGCCGAGATCCTCCGGCAAATGGACGCCGCCTTCCGCAAGGCCGGGGGCTTCGAGTGA
- a CDS encoding glucuronyl esterase domain-containing protein, whose translation MAATAEDRSREINYDESKVGTYVLPDPLAFADGTPVKSPEDWTARRRPELAKLFESQMFGRLPEAARAVKPRCVVTSEAKDALSGKAARRLVDIHVGDDPAAPAIHLLVYLPANLEPGRRVPTFLCLNFWANHAIADEPGIPLSTRWIGSGAPAGVVDNRATEKARGSDHMIPVERILARGYAVATAYYGDIEEDHAGAMKNGVRGLFLRPGQVEPAADEWGAIAAWAWGLSRAMDYLEAAPDVDARRVALMGHSRLGKTALWAGVNDPRFAIVISNNSGEGGAALSKRNYGETIEHLNTSFPHWFCGNYKAYTGRPDALPFDQHEEIALIAPRPVLVVSAEEDRWADPKGEFLAAKAAEPVYKLLGTDGLGLDTWPTPAIDSLSRGTIGYRYRPGKHDVTVDDWVAYMDFADHHWNIRR comes from the coding sequence ATGGCGGCAACGGCAGAGGATCGGAGTCGGGAGATCAACTACGACGAGTCGAAGGTCGGGACGTACGTCCTGCCCGATCCCCTGGCCTTCGCCGACGGGACGCCGGTGAAGTCGCCGGAGGACTGGACGGCCCGCCGCAGGCCCGAGCTGGCCAAGCTCTTCGAGTCGCAGATGTTCGGCCGGCTGCCCGAGGCGGCCCGGGCGGTCAAGCCGCGCTGCGTCGTGACCTCCGAGGCGAAGGACGCGCTCTCCGGCAAGGCGGCGCGGCGGCTGGTCGACATCCACGTCGGCGATGACCCCGCCGCGCCGGCGATCCACCTGCTGGTCTACCTGCCGGCGAACCTCGAGCCGGGCCGGCGCGTCCCGACGTTCCTCTGCCTGAACTTCTGGGCGAACCACGCCATCGCCGACGAGCCGGGCATCCCGCTCTCGACGCGATGGATCGGCTCGGGCGCCCCGGCGGGCGTGGTCGACAATCGGGCCACCGAGAAGGCCCGCGGCAGCGACCACATGATCCCGGTGGAGCGGATCCTGGCCCGCGGCTACGCGGTGGCCACGGCGTACTACGGCGACATCGAGGAGGACCACGCCGGCGCGATGAAAAATGGCGTGCGCGGACTCTTCCTCCGCCCCGGCCAGGTCGAGCCGGCGGCCGACGAGTGGGGCGCGATCGCCGCGTGGGCCTGGGGCCTCAGCCGGGCGATGGATTACCTGGAGGCCGCGCCGGACGTCGACGCCCGCCGCGTCGCCCTGATGGGCCACTCCCGACTGGGCAAGACCGCGCTCTGGGCCGGCGTGAACGACCCCCGGTTCGCGATCGTCATCTCGAACAACTCCGGTGAGGGGGGCGCGGCGCTCTCGAAGCGGAACTACGGCGAGACGATCGAGCACCTGAACACGTCCTTCCCTCACTGGTTCTGCGGCAATTACAAGGCCTACACCGGCCGCCCGGACGCCCTGCCCTTCGATCAGCACGAGGAGATCGCCCTGATCGCCCCGCGGCCCGTGCTGGTCGTCAGCGCCGAGGAGGACCGCTGGGCCGATCCGAAGGGCGAGTTCCTCGCCGCCAAGGCCGCCGAGCCCGTCTACAAGCTGCTCGGCACGGACGGCCTGGGCCTGGACACCTGGCCGACCCCGGCGATCGACTCCCTCTCCAGGGGCACGATCGGCTATCGCTACCGGCCCGGCAAGCACGACGTCACCGTGGACGACTGGGTCGCGTACATGGACTTCGCGGATCATCACTGGAACATCCGCCGCTGA
- a CDS encoding RNA polymerase sigma factor, giving the protein MAESPSTHASLVIRLRDPEDERAWSQFVAIYGPVVRRIARGRGLQEADAEDLAQEVFRAVARAIDRYDPDPRRGSFRGWLSRIARNLIINLLAARRHQPLGSGDTDVLRLLEQRPDPSSEDSAEFDAERRRGLVLWAADRVRHEFSDVAWQAFRLAGVDGRPPREVAEALGMSLGTVYQYKSRAVVRIRRELEQFDWESTDHP; this is encoded by the coding sequence ATGGCCGAGTCGCCGAGCACGCACGCCAGCCTCGTGATCCGGCTCCGCGACCCGGAGGACGAGCGGGCCTGGTCCCAGTTCGTGGCGATCTACGGGCCCGTCGTCCGCCGGATCGCGCGGGGCCGGGGGCTCCAGGAGGCCGACGCGGAGGACCTCGCCCAGGAGGTCTTCCGCGCGGTCGCCCGGGCCATCGATCGGTACGACCCCGACCCGCGTCGGGGCTCGTTCCGGGGATGGCTCTCGCGGATCGCGCGCAACCTGATCATCAACCTCCTCGCCGCCCGTCGTCATCAGCCGCTCGGCTCCGGGGACACGGACGTCCTCCGCCTCCTGGAGCAGCGGCCCGACCCGTCCTCGGAGGACTCGGCCGAGTTCGACGCGGAGCGACGGCGCGGCCTGGTCCTCTGGGCGGCCGATCGCGTGCGGCACGAGTTCTCCGACGTCGCCTGGCAGGCCTTCCGGCTGGCGGGCGTGGACGGGAGGCCGCCGAGGGAGGTCGCGGAGGCCCTGGGCATGAGCCTGGGGACCGTCTACCAGTACAAGAGCCGCGCCGTGGTCCGGATCCGACGCGAGCTCGAGCAGTTCGATTGGGAATCTACCGATCACCCGTAG